A stretch of Vibrio maritimus DNA encodes these proteins:
- a CDS encoding replication endonuclease, producing the protein MKNASTIRNSIKRTMRQKDLIPVRLLFDAPELLVTAMQEADKQGSLFTQELKDTARDYVHRHGTPFSRHFIPRLPFIVREDVEYQIAKRLKRKNATRSNMERFINTAVKHALKFAPVIEDKFPFVDERCVINEKQPLERTNQDSKPIHTNTFTSKMYESISFDHHALMCDNRIEAIARHLTARFTDIIHGIQPNEEDERGYADALIEAYRTISNEMEPFFIQPPTVNKKYKEIQDAERDLEIAIRRCLDATYLIRKFKYLRTQYIEYSQIALGRVGKKKGQVKYVSPRSMTRWKHKQRESEQWLEAMAAYDPETGITFALDEVVKRTVSNQENRRVELVVRTRGDEERAIDLDYEGVFITWTLPSKYHRNSVKWNGCTVKEAHQNLMHQWQLARAWFKKMDIDWFGLRVAEPHNDGTPHAHLFIYVHPNQKQALIDICRTIACDEDSDELSTTKAREARFLAKECDPEKGTATGYIIKYISKNINGAHMPETDAEFNAERVRAWASTHRIKQFSQSGAKPVGIWRQLRRATAKDTFFDEELEALRDAADNSRWSAFCEIAGHEKLAYEEKLNQFGETTKRVIGIEWLGKVIETASAKYSLVKKSDVKRLQEARRASPWSTENKCNQPPPDTVTPLEKALMDVTGWSIKGVQCLIGPLKRGSKIPIDKHTKLSIRSGRLCTT; encoded by the coding sequence ATGAAAAACGCCTCCACTATCCGCAATAGCATCAAGCGCACGATGCGCCAAAAGGATCTTATTCCCGTAAGACTCCTTTTTGATGCGCCTGAACTTTTGGTTACTGCGATGCAAGAAGCGGATAAACAAGGCTCACTCTTCACTCAAGAACTCAAAGACACCGCAAGAGATTACGTCCATAGGCATGGCACGCCCTTTTCTCGTCACTTTATCCCGCGCCTACCGTTTATCGTTCGTGAAGATGTGGAATACCAAATCGCTAAGCGCCTCAAGCGCAAGAACGCCACACGCTCGAACATGGAGCGCTTTATCAATACCGCCGTCAAACACGCCTTAAAATTTGCACCCGTGATTGAAGACAAGTTTCCGTTCGTCGATGAGCGCTGCGTTATCAACGAAAAGCAGCCCCTTGAGCGAACCAATCAAGACAGTAAACCCATTCATACCAACACCTTTACCAGTAAAATGTATGAATCTATCTCATTCGACCATCATGCGTTGATGTGTGATAACCGTATTGAAGCCATAGCCAGACACCTAACCGCACGATTCACCGATATCATTCACGGCATCCAGCCCAATGAGGAAGATGAGCGCGGTTATGCAGACGCCCTGATAGAAGCCTATCGCACCATCTCAAACGAAATGGAGCCGTTTTTCATTCAGCCCCCTACCGTGAATAAAAAGTACAAAGAAATCCAAGATGCGGAAAGGGATTTAGAAATCGCCATTCGTCGCTGTCTGGATGCGACCTACCTTATCCGCAAGTTTAAGTACCTACGCACTCAGTACATTGAATATTCACAAATCGCCCTTGGTCGTGTGGGCAAAAAGAAAGGACAAGTAAAATACGTCTCCCCTCGCTCAATGACAAGGTGGAAACACAAGCAACGAGAGTCCGAGCAGTGGCTAGAAGCAATGGCGGCCTACGACCCTGAAACGGGCATTACCTTTGCCCTTGATGAAGTGGTCAAGCGCACCGTATCAAACCAAGAAAACCGCCGCGTTGAATTGGTGGTTCGCACCCGTGGCGATGAAGAGCGCGCAATTGATTTGGATTATGAGGGCGTCTTCATCACGTGGACACTCCCATCAAAGTATCACCGTAATTCGGTAAAGTGGAACGGCTGCACCGTCAAAGAGGCGCACCAAAACCTCATGCACCAATGGCAGCTCGCTCGCGCATGGTTCAAAAAGATGGATATTGATTGGTTTGGGCTTCGTGTGGCTGAGCCTCACAATGACGGAACACCTCACGCGCACCTATTTATCTATGTTCACCCCAACCAAAAGCAAGCACTCATTGATATCTGCCGCACTATCGCTTGCGATGAAGACAGCGACGAACTGAGCACAACAAAAGCACGTGAAGCCCGTTTTCTTGCCAAAGAGTGCGATCCAGAAAAAGGCACAGCAACGGGCTACATCATCAAGTACATCTCTAAAAACATCAACGGCGCGCACATGCCAGAAACCGACGCGGAATTTAACGCTGAGCGTGTCCGTGCGTGGGCGTCAACGCACCGCATTAAGCAGTTCTCGCAATCAGGTGCAAAACCTGTGGGTATCTGGCGACAGCTTAGGCGCGCAACCGCAAAAGACACCTTCTTTGATGAAGAGCTAGAAGCCCTGCGGGATGCGGCTGACAACTCTCGTTGGTCTGCGTTCTGCGAGATAGCAGGGCATGAAAAGTTAGCCTATGAAGAAAAACTCAACCAATTTGGTGAAACCACTAAGCGCGTGATAGGTATCGAGTGGTTAGGAAAAGTGATCGAGACTGCCAGCGCAAAATACAGTTTGGTCAAGAAATCGGACGTCAAGCGTTTGCAAGAAGCGCGGCGCGCTTCCCCTTGGAGCACTGAAAATAAGTGTAACCAGCCTCCCCCAGATACGGTTACACCGCTTGAAAAAGCGCTGATGGATGTGACCGGATGGAGCATTAAAGGGGTTCAGTGCTTGATTGGGCCACTCAAAAGGGGGAGCAAGATACCAATCGACAAACACACAAAACTTAGCATTCGAAGTGGGCGGCTGTGTACCACATAA
- a CDS encoding major capsid protein P2 produces the protein MSQALKQAMNMLRANVMPRRQEIDRWENIRAGGEAILTIPVGPTYWAIEFILKNLALSDIEYFQFKLNGRPHIHVTPQEMKKLAVEAGIHWDDTRPTLYFGDPSMLTWEGQFLKTMVTKVTDTWKCYVRIKSGVSNPEITSNALTTPSEPERYFLPEIISTSFRAGRAGYNDINIDNEPDFYVSRLFMEGSDLNHIEIKRDGSTFLKGTRDDLDEDLKRFKRTPQANNLTLDFVQQGFGALGVFHKMAPQGDLVFRVHKGAAGDFPVLIEGVRQVSAFPTPK, from the coding sequence ATGTCTCAAGCTCTCAAACAAGCCATGAACATGCTTCGTGCCAACGTGATGCCACGTCGCCAAGAAATCGACCGCTGGGAAAACATTCGCGCAGGGGGTGAAGCGATTCTGACTATCCCTGTCGGCCCGACGTATTGGGCGATTGAGTTCATCCTCAAGAACCTCGCTTTGTCGGACATTGAATATTTTCAGTTTAAACTCAATGGTCGTCCCCATATTCACGTTACCCCTCAAGAGATGAAAAAGCTGGCCGTGGAAGCCGGTATTCATTGGGATGATACGCGCCCTACCCTCTATTTTGGTGACCCATCCATGCTCACCTGGGAAGGACAGTTTTTGAAAACCATGGTGACCAAAGTCACCGACACTTGGAAGTGTTACGTGCGCATCAAGTCTGGCGTATCGAACCCTGAAATCACTTCAAACGCCTTGACCACCCCTAGTGAGCCAGAGCGCTACTTCCTGCCTGAAATTATATCGACCTCATTTCGTGCTGGCCGCGCTGGGTACAATGACATCAACATTGATAACGAGCCGGACTTTTATGTCTCACGCCTGTTTATGGAAGGCAGTGACTTGAACCACATCGAAATCAAACGTGATGGCTCGACGTTCTTAAAAGGGACGCGCGACGATTTGGATGAAGACTTAAAGCGCTTTAAGCGAACCCCTCAAGCCAATAACCTCACACTGGATTTTGTGCAGCAGGGATTTGGGGCATTGGGAGTCTTCCATAAAATGGCACCGCAAGGGGATTTAGTGTTTCGCGTCCACAAAGGGGCAGCCGGTGACTTTCCGGTATTGATTGAAGGCGTTCGTCAGGTCTCCGCGTTCCCAACACCAAAATAA
- a CDS encoding structural protein P5 → MNKLQISAVVGLGLIGLQLFRHKDSRNPIDTAIDEVLGMGTPRGIRNNNPTNIKYSEHNDWLGQTGSDGTFAVFGSPEYGIRAATKLIQNYQNHHNLGTVRDIISRWAPAGEENPHLENYIKHVARKLGISESNHKIMSSQFPVLIAAMIEFENGVQPYDMDLIAHGVALA, encoded by the coding sequence ATGAACAAACTTCAGATTAGTGCCGTCGTTGGTTTGGGGCTGATTGGCCTTCAACTTTTTCGTCACAAGGACTCTAGAAATCCAATTGACACTGCCATCGACGAGGTATTAGGTATGGGAACGCCACGAGGTATCCGCAACAACAACCCAACGAACATCAAGTACAGTGAACACAATGACTGGTTAGGTCAAACAGGCAGTGATGGAACATTTGCTGTATTCGGCTCACCAGAATACGGCATTCGCGCTGCAACAAAGCTTATACAGAATTACCAAAACCACCACAACCTAGGCACAGTTCGAGACATCATTAGCCGCTGGGCACCCGCTGGCGAAGAGAATCCACATTTAGAAAATTACATCAAGCATGTTGCAAGGAAGCTTGGTATCAGTGAGAGCAACCATAAAATTATGTCCTCCCAATTCCCGGTATTAATCGCAGCCATGATTGAGTTTGAAAACGGCGTACAGCCCTATGACATGGATTTAATCGCACATGGGGTTGCGCTCGCTTAA
- a CDS encoding gamma carbonic anhydrase family protein → MTSIRSYKGIEPQLDSSVYIDETSVIVGDVRFGKDASVWPLVSARGDVNHIEIGERTNIQDNSVLHVTHKNAENPEGYPLLIGNDVTIGHKVMLHGCIIKDRVLVGMGSIVLDGATIESDVMIGAGSLVPPNKVLESGYLYVGSPVKQARPLTDKERAFLLRSANNYVQNKNDYMQEVTIIR, encoded by the coding sequence ATGACTTCAATTCGCAGTTACAAGGGCATTGAGCCACAATTAGACAGCTCCGTCTATATAGATGAAACCAGTGTTATCGTCGGCGATGTCCGCTTTGGTAAAGATGCCAGTGTTTGGCCCCTAGTGTCGGCGCGTGGTGATGTGAACCATATAGAAATAGGTGAGCGCACTAATATCCAAGACAACAGTGTATTGCACGTTACCCATAAGAATGCGGAAAACCCTGAAGGCTACCCATTACTCATAGGTAATGACGTTACTATCGGTCATAAGGTAATGCTGCATGGCTGCATCATCAAAGATAGGGTTCTTGTGGGTATGGGGAGCATCGTACTTGATGGCGCAACCATTGAGTCCGATGTGATGATAGGAGCAGGTTCGCTGGTGCCACCTAATAAAGTTTTAGAAAGCGGCTACCTCTATGTAGGCAGTCCGGTCAAACAGGCTCGTCCTTTAACCGATAAAGAAAGAGCCTTTTTGCTGCGCTCTGCCAATAACTATGTGCAGAACAAAAATGACTATATGCAGGAAGTAACGATCATTCGTTAG
- a CDS encoding DUF1488 domain-containing protein: protein MNQSILFSDQLTWNEEAGMVEFHAQQAGMLIICLVSLDKLGKLNNSSEVSKENALEQFEAARFDIEEIAESLVEDEAFDEQGRIIIN from the coding sequence ATGAATCAGTCCATTTTGTTTTCTGACCAGCTTACTTGGAATGAGGAAGCCGGCATGGTTGAGTTTCATGCTCAGCAGGCTGGAATGTTGATTATCTGTTTGGTGAGTCTGGACAAGCTGGGTAAGCTTAATAACTCCAGTGAGGTTTCCAAGGAAAACGCCTTAGAGCAGTTTGAAGCGGCGCGCTTTGATATAGAAGAGATAGCTGAAAGCCTCGTTGAAGATGAGGCTTTCGATGAACAGGGACGCATTATCATTAACTAA
- the aroE gene encoding shikimate dehydrogenase, whose protein sequence is MSKPDQYVVFGNPISQSKSPYIHTLFARQTSQNLEYGRQEPEPEGFKQAATDFFLSGGKGCNITAPFKEDAYQFAGRLTERAQLAGAVNTLKKLDDGEIIGDNTDGEGLVQDLLQHQVQLEGASILVIGAGGAARGVLKPLLDQKPASITITNRTFEKAQQLSELFDEFGPIAAVPMSDIANAYDVVINSSSTSLYKQLPDVSSAIFANHTVSYDMTYGQGLTTFNQWAKDSGARFAYDGLGMLVGQAAESFMLWRGLRPGTKQILRELRKNLEG, encoded by the coding sequence ATGAGCAAGCCCGATCAGTACGTTGTATTTGGTAACCCCATTTCACAAAGTAAGTCACCGTATATTCATACACTTTTCGCACGACAAACCTCGCAAAACCTAGAGTATGGTCGCCAAGAACCAGAACCTGAAGGCTTCAAGCAAGCAGCAACGGACTTTTTTCTATCGGGTGGCAAAGGGTGCAACATTACCGCACCATTTAAAGAAGACGCTTATCAGTTCGCTGGTCGTCTGACCGAACGCGCGCAGCTTGCTGGCGCGGTCAATACACTCAAGAAACTCGATGACGGCGAAATCATTGGAGATAACACCGACGGCGAAGGCTTGGTTCAAGATCTGCTACAACACCAAGTTCAGCTAGAAGGCGCATCTATCTTAGTGATTGGTGCTGGTGGTGCTGCTCGAGGTGTTCTCAAGCCACTTCTCGATCAAAAGCCCGCATCTATAACCATCACCAACCGTACTTTTGAAAAAGCACAGCAGCTCTCTGAGCTTTTTGATGAGTTTGGCCCAATTGCAGCAGTTCCAATGAGCGATATTGCAAACGCCTATGATGTGGTCATCAACTCTTCTTCTACCAGCCTCTACAAACAGCTTCCTGATGTTAGCAGTGCTATCTTTGCTAACCACACCGTGAGTTATGACATGACTTATGGTCAAGGGCTCACGACATTCAATCAATGGGCTAAGGACTCTGGCGCAAGATTCGCTTATGATGGTTTAGGTATGCTAGTGGGGCAAGCAGCCGAAAGCTTCATGTTATGGCGAGGCTTGAGGCCAGGCACTAAGCAGATCTTGCGAGAACTAAGAAAGAACCTAGAAGGTTAA
- the hemF gene encoding oxygen-dependent coproporphyrinogen oxidase → MQQVDKHQVKAFLLQLQDDICQKLEQQDGVATFQQDEWQREQGGGGRSRVMKDGHVFEQGGVNFSHVFGDKMPASATAHRPELAGRKFEAMGVSLVIHPKNPYIPTSHANVRFFIAEKEGEDPIWWFGGGFDLTPFYPFEEDCQHWHDTAKQICQPFGEEVYAEHKKWCDDYFFLPHRNETRGVGGLFFDDLNQWGFERSFAYMQAVGNGYTDAYLPIVEKRKDESYGERERNFQLYRRGRYVEFNLVYDRGTLFGLQSGGRTESILMSMPPLARWEYSYQPEEGSAEAKLYSDYLQPREW, encoded by the coding sequence GTGCAGCAAGTCGATAAACATCAAGTCAAAGCGTTTCTACTTCAGCTTCAAGACGATATCTGCCAAAAGCTAGAGCAACAAGACGGTGTCGCTACCTTTCAACAAGATGAGTGGCAACGAGAGCAAGGTGGCGGTGGTCGCAGTCGAGTGATGAAAGACGGCCACGTGTTTGAGCAAGGCGGCGTGAACTTCTCACACGTGTTTGGCGACAAGATGCCCGCTTCCGCAACGGCTCACCGACCAGAGCTAGCCGGGCGTAAGTTTGAAGCGATGGGGGTTTCGCTAGTGATTCACCCTAAAAACCCTTATATCCCTACCTCACATGCCAATGTGCGCTTTTTTATTGCAGAAAAAGAGGGAGAAGATCCGATTTGGTGGTTTGGTGGAGGCTTTGACCTGACACCTTTTTATCCGTTCGAAGAGGATTGCCAGCACTGGCATGATACCGCTAAGCAAATCTGTCAGCCATTTGGCGAAGAAGTCTATGCAGAGCATAAGAAGTGGTGTGATGATTACTTCTTCTTGCCGCATCGAAATGAAACTCGTGGTGTAGGTGGCTTATTCTTTGATGATCTCAACCAGTGGGGATTTGAGCGCTCATTTGCCTACATGCAGGCGGTAGGTAATGGGTATACCGATGCTTACTTGCCTATAGTCGAGAAGCGCAAAGATGAGTCTTATGGTGAACGCGAGCGCAATTTCCAATTGTATCGTCGCGGACGCTATGTAGAGTTTAATCTTGTTTATGATCGTGGGACGCTGTTTGGCTTGCAAAGTGGCGGCCGTACAGAGTCCATTCTGATGTCGATGCCTCCATTGGCTCGTTGGGAATACAGTTACCAACCAGAAGAGGGAAGTGCCGAGGCGAAGCTGTATAGCGACTATCTACAACCTAGAGAGTGGTAA
- a CDS encoding L-threonylcarbamoyladenylate synthase: protein MDNFQTTVAALQSGEVIAYPTEGVFGVGCDPDDTKAIEKLLAVKERPVEKGLILIAANFEQLRPYIDETQLTQQQLESVQQTWPGPYTWIMPASSRVSSWLSGAFDTIAVRVTDHQLVQKLCLAYGKPITSTSANLSGMPSCMTTEEVKEQLGDRLVAILEGETGGRNKPSEIRDARTLKVLRQG, encoded by the coding sequence GTGGATAATTTTCAAACCACAGTTGCGGCGCTTCAATCCGGTGAAGTAATTGCTTATCCAACGGAAGGTGTGTTCGGTGTTGGATGTGACCCTGATGATACTAAGGCGATTGAAAAACTGCTGGCAGTAAAAGAGCGTCCGGTAGAGAAAGGTCTTATCCTCATCGCGGCCAATTTTGAACAGCTGCGTCCCTATATAGATGAAACACAACTAACGCAGCAACAGCTTGAGAGTGTTCAACAGACCTGGCCAGGGCCTTATACCTGGATCATGCCAGCCAGCTCTCGTGTCTCTTCTTGGTTAAGCGGTGCTTTTGATACCATTGCGGTGCGCGTGACCGACCATCAACTGGTGCAAAAGCTGTGTTTGGCCTACGGCAAGCCGATTACCTCAACCAGTGCTAACCTTTCCGGTATGCCATCATGCATGACGACAGAAGAAGTGAAAGAGCAGCTCGGTGACCGATTAGTGGCTATTCTCGAGGGTGAAACCGGCGGTCGAAACAAGCCTAGTGAAATCCGCGATGCGCGCACCTTAAAAGTACTAAGACAAGGTTAA
- the purE gene encoding 5-(carboxyamino)imidazole ribonucleotide mutase: MKVGIIMGSKSDWPTMKLAAEMLDQFGVDYETKVVSAHRTPQLLADYATSAKERGISVIIAGAGGAAHLPGMAAAFTSVPVLGVPVQSRALKGMDSLLSIVQMPKGIAVGTLAIGEAGAANAGILAAQIIGVHDNTVMEKVEAFRSQQTETVLANPDPSED; this comes from the coding sequence ATGAAAGTCGGCATTATTATGGGTTCAAAATCAGATTGGCCAACCATGAAACTTGCAGCAGAAATGCTGGATCAGTTTGGTGTGGATTATGAAACCAAGGTTGTTTCTGCTCACCGTACACCGCAACTACTCGCTGACTACGCGACCTCTGCTAAAGAGCGTGGCATCTCAGTTATCATCGCCGGCGCCGGCGGTGCTGCACACCTTCCAGGTATGGCTGCAGCATTCACAAGTGTTCCTGTATTAGGCGTTCCAGTTCAAAGCCGTGCTCTAAAAGGCATGGACTCATTACTGTCTATCGTGCAAATGCCAAAAGGCATTGCGGTTGGCACACTGGCAATTGGTGAAGCAGGTGCAGCAAATGCTGGTATCCTAGCTGCGCAAATCATTGGTGTTCACGATAATACCGTGATGGAAAAAGTTGAAGCGTTCCGCAGCCAACAAACAGAAACCGTACTTGCTAATCCAGATCCTTCTGAGGACTAA
- a CDS encoding 5-(carboxyamino)imidazole ribonucleotide synthase, which yields MKHVLVLGAGQLARMMSLAGAPLNIQISAFDVRSENIVHPLTLEVLGNGLEQAIAQADVITAEFEHIPHDVLAICEKSGKFLPSTEAIKAGGDRRIEKALLDNAGVKNAKYAVINTRADFDAAIEHVGLPMVLKSALGGYDGKGQWRLKTLDDVDAIWTEMAQCIAESDSQAIVAEEFVPFQREVSLVGARNKQGEIAIYPLAENVHTDGVLTLSTAIDERELQAQAAQMFTAVAESLDYVGVLALEFFDVNGQLLVNEIAPRVHNSGHWTQQGADTCQFENHLRAVCDMPLGSTQAIRTTSMVNILGEDTLPEAVHALTGCHVHWYGKDKRAGRKMGHINVTADDKAALKAQLLALSELLDETAFPALKPAAEAL from the coding sequence ATGAAACACGTACTGGTTCTAGGGGCCGGACAACTGGCACGTATGATGTCACTGGCTGGCGCTCCATTGAATATTCAAATCTCCGCATTTGACGTGCGTAGCGAGAATATCGTTCACCCGCTAACACTTGAAGTTTTAGGTAACGGTCTAGAGCAGGCTATCGCTCAAGCTGATGTGATTACTGCTGAGTTCGAACATATTCCACATGACGTGCTCGCAATCTGTGAGAAGAGTGGCAAGTTCCTACCTTCGACAGAGGCCATCAAAGCCGGTGGTGACCGTCGCATAGAGAAAGCACTTCTCGACAATGCCGGAGTGAAGAACGCTAAATACGCTGTCATCAACACACGCGCTGATTTCGACGCGGCTATTGAGCATGTTGGCCTTCCAATGGTGCTCAAAAGCGCTTTAGGCGGATACGATGGTAAAGGCCAGTGGCGATTGAAAACGCTTGATGACGTCGATGCTATCTGGACCGAAATGGCACAGTGCATTGCTGAATCAGACAGCCAAGCCATTGTTGCCGAGGAGTTTGTTCCTTTCCAACGGGAAGTCTCATTGGTTGGTGCTCGCAATAAGCAAGGTGAGATTGCTATCTATCCACTGGCTGAAAATGTGCACACCGATGGCGTATTGACACTATCTACTGCGATTGATGAACGTGAACTTCAAGCACAAGCGGCACAGATGTTTACCGCTGTTGCTGAGTCTCTGGACTATGTGGGTGTACTCGCGCTTGAATTCTTCGATGTCAATGGTCAGTTGCTTGTCAACGAGATCGCTCCTCGCGTGCACAACTCTGGGCATTGGACTCAGCAAGGTGCTGATACGTGTCAGTTCGAAAACCACCTACGCGCAGTATGCGATATGCCGCTGGGCTCGACACAAGCCATTCGCACGACATCAATGGTAAACATTTTGGGTGAAGATACCCTGCCAGAAGCCGTGCATGCTCTGACTGGCTGCCACGTGCACTGGTATGGTAAAGACAAACGTGCTGGTCGTAAGATGGGTCACATCAATGTGACTGCAGACGACAAAGCCGCGTTAAAAGCGCAGCTGCTTGCCTTGTCTGAACTCCTAGATGAGACCGCTTTTCCTGCACTTAAACCAGCCGCTGAAGCACTTTAA
- a CDS encoding type I DNA topoisomerase, whose product MSGKIDNQLFSAHEHALDHEPCPQCDAGKLILKNGKHGPFLGCDQYPSCDYIKPLHQNDGHIIKELGVACPDCGSELLLRQGRFGMFIGCSNYPECHFIQSPNKQEEPEQPTQATVSCPECAKGALTERKSRFGKAFYACDQYPKCKFAVNHPPVEGHCQYCGFELLVEKKRASGTVLECASRRCHKVQESE is encoded by the coding sequence ATGAGTGGTAAAATCGACAATCAACTTTTCTCGGCTCATGAGCATGCACTGGATCATGAGCCGTGTCCTCAATGTGACGCTGGTAAGCTGATCCTTAAAAATGGCAAACACGGCCCTTTTCTAGGTTGCGACCAGTACCCTAGCTGCGATTACATTAAACCCTTGCATCAAAATGATGGTCATATCATCAAAGAGTTAGGTGTAGCGTGCCCTGACTGTGGCTCAGAGCTACTGCTGCGCCAAGGACGATTTGGAATGTTTATCGGCTGCAGTAACTACCCAGAATGTCATTTTATTCAATCACCCAACAAGCAAGAAGAGCCAGAGCAACCAACCCAAGCGACGGTCTCCTGTCCGGAATGTGCTAAAGGCGCGCTGACAGAGAGAAAGTCGCGCTTTGGCAAGGCCTTTTATGCCTGCGATCAGTATCCGAAGTGTAAGTTCGCAGTTAATCACCCTCCAGTCGAGGGGCACTGTCAGTATTGTGGTTTTGAGTTGTTGGTAGAAAAGAAGCGGGCATCAGGTACGGTACTTGAGTGCGCGTCAAGGCGCTGCCATAAAGTGCAAGAAAGCGAATAA
- a CDS encoding DUF494 family protein, which translates to MMMDILMYLFETYVHSDADLQVDQDELEDELLRAGFKQKDIYKALEWLEDLAELQNTDNHSAIAMSAATSTRIYTAQEMTRMDVKSRGLLMFLEQIGVLTTETREMVIDRVMGLETNDFELDDLKWIILMVLFNVPGNENAYTLMEELIYTAERGVVH; encoded by the coding sequence ATGATGATGGACATACTGATGTACCTGTTCGAAACCTACGTGCATAGCGATGCAGATCTGCAGGTTGACCAAGACGAACTTGAGGATGAGCTGTTAAGAGCAGGCTTTAAGCAAAAAGATATCTACAAGGCACTCGAATGGCTTGAGGATCTAGCTGAGCTGCAAAACACCGACAATCACTCCGCCATTGCGATGAGTGCCGCGACCTCGACACGAATCTACACTGCTCAAGAAATGACGCGCATGGATGTGAAAAGTCGTGGACTATTGATGTTCTTAGAACAGATTGGTGTACTGACCACAGAAACCCGTGAAATGGTTATCGACCGTGTAATGGGACTGGAAACCAACGACTTTGAGCTCGATGACCTGAAATGGATCATTTTAATGGTTTTGTTCAATGTTCCAGGCAACGAAAACGCGTACACTCTCATGGAAGAACTCATCTACACCGCTGAACGAGGTGTGGTGCATTAA
- the dprA gene encoding DNA-processing protein DprA, which yields MDDNTRVAWLRLSLCPGIGPVTFYKLLAVDDPRNIVESDEQTLSAIGLKPNQVSFIRRKSVELAHKAMEWSNCADNHILIHQDEHYPPLLRESKGCPPILYVQGDVSVLSDQQIAMVGSRNASSGGLETARSFAAEFVRYGYCVTSGLALGIDGHAHQGALDACGKTIAVLGSGLGSIYPARHRSLAQRVAQQGALVSEHLPWIKPRAEHFPRRNRIVSGLSLGVVVVEAAEKSGSLITAKYAAEQGREVFAVPGSIRHAYHSGCHSLIRTGACLVQSVEDVLCEIESLSNWSKKVQPTLFDQVIDKEELPFADLLANVGIEATPVDILAQKTHIPVQEVMQQLLELELSGHVVAVNGGYILKGRG from the coding sequence ATGGATGATAATACGAGAGTAGCTTGGCTCCGCCTCTCCCTGTGTCCGGGAATTGGTCCCGTCACGTTCTATAAGCTGCTAGCCGTTGATGACCCGCGCAACATTGTGGAGTCAGATGAACAAACCTTATCTGCGATAGGGCTCAAGCCAAATCAAGTGAGCTTTATTCGGCGTAAGTCAGTTGAGCTTGCACATAAAGCGATGGAATGGAGCAATTGTGCCGACAACCACATCTTAATCCATCAAGATGAGCACTATCCGCCATTATTGCGTGAGTCTAAGGGCTGCCCTCCTATTCTTTATGTCCAAGGCGATGTGAGTGTGTTGTCCGATCAGCAAATCGCCATGGTAGGCAGCCGAAATGCGAGCTCAGGGGGGCTCGAAACCGCGCGCAGCTTTGCGGCTGAGTTTGTTCGGTATGGCTACTGCGTGACAAGTGGTCTGGCACTCGGAATTGATGGCCATGCACATCAGGGCGCACTAGATGCATGCGGGAAAACCATAGCGGTATTGGGCTCAGGGCTAGGCTCTATTTATCCAGCCCGCCACCGTTCCCTCGCGCAAAGGGTTGCTCAGCAAGGAGCCTTGGTGAGTGAACATCTTCCGTGGATAAAGCCGAGAGCCGAGCACTTTCCGAGACGAAATAGAATTGTCAGCGGGCTATCGCTCGGTGTCGTGGTGGTGGAAGCGGCCGAGAAAAGTGGCTCACTGATAACCGCAAAATATGCAGCGGAGCAAGGACGTGAAGTTTTTGCCGTTCCTGGTTCTATTCGTCATGCCTATCACTCAGGTTGCCATTCATTAATACGAACCGGTGCCTGTCTCGTACAAAGTGTTGAAGATGTATTGTGTGAAATAGAATCTCTGTCTAACTGGTCTAAAAAAGTACAACCAACACTTTTTGACCAAGTTATTGATAAAGAAGAATTGCCATTTGCAGATCTGTTGGCTAACGTAGGAATAGAGGCAACGCCGGTTGATATTTTGGCGCAAAAGACCCATATTCCTGTTCAAGAGGTCATGCAACAGCTTTTAGAGCTCGAATTATCGGGTCATGTTGTTGCTGTAAACGGTGGTTATATTCTTAAGGGGAGAGGCTAG